In Ciconia boyciana chromosome 5, ASM3463844v1, whole genome shotgun sequence, the DNA window aaaaaagtgtCTTAATATTTCCTACTAGGTTCAAAGTTCACTGACACCTGTTAACACACTAGGCAACAAGCCATATAATGTGCATGGTAAACTGATGTCTGAAAAGAAACCTTAGACAAAAATTACTCTGAAAAGTATTCCTTAAATCTTTGCTACTAGAAGACTGAGGGGATCCTGTACTTCTCCTTGCTCCAGACCCATTCTTCTCATTAAGACACAACAGAACAACAGCATGGCAACTTTAAGTTGCACCTATCTTGTGTTTAAAGGCTTCTCCTTTCATAGTCCAAATAAAAGGCTTCCATTTCTTCCAGACAACACGATATCTGGATAGTGTAGTTTTTCTGTGGAACTTCACATggcagtgatttattttcaaatcacCGTATACTTTGGAGCagttaaacttttttcttttctgcctctctgtccTCCTTTGTAATTCAGGATTGATATGGCGTGTTTTCCAGAGAGCCCTTGGTTTTCCAGTTAGTCACGATGTATTCCTTCTTCATTGTGTTTCCAGCAGCTTCAAACTGAGTTCTCGCATTCCCGTTGTCTTTTGATAATCagattattactgttattattttcagaatgaCAGTTACAGATAATATCCTATTTAACAGGAACAATGGGCCACAGGGATTTCCTGAGGAGAAGCATATTACACTCAGGATTTGAGGTTTCTTATTTCCCTCAATTATAGTACTTATATTAGCTAACTTTAAAACATTCACAAtggtaaaatattaaaaatatgctggcTTTACTCCAGATAAACTGTTGTCTTATTAAATCATGAAGACTCATTAGGAAAAATGCATCTGAATTGTTCAATAGTGCAAAAACCgcacaaagcaagaaaacctgttttaatTTAGTTGTCTTGAGTGGTCAAGACAGGGCACAAATCTACACCTAAGTTATACATGTTAATACTTTCCTTGAAAAAGATTTAAGCCTAACTCAGTGGCCACAATGCAGTTTGTCATGACAATTCCTTTTGAACCTAGactcattaagaaaaatacacaatTCCTATTGAAAATTGTTGGTTTTCAAGACTTGTATCCTTAGGTCATATTACTGAGTAACAAAAtatctgctttcaaaaaatatttctgacaacATGACATTCTATAGACTGATCTTCTTAattctccccccccaccccccctttcTGGAGGATGACTGATCAATTGTTCCAGGTTCCTGCCTTCTATATTTAGAGTTctaccttctcttttctttttttctcttgatagTCTACATGAAACCggtaatgatttaaaaaacaaaacaaaacacacaaaacataatcctctgatttttttaaagaaagtacaAGCAAACTCAGGTGAAAAAAAGTATGCCAAAATTCTGAACAAAGTTTTTGAAATCTTCAATAAGTCTTTAAGTGAGGCAGAGTGGagagtagttaaaaaaaattacttaccATACAATGGCTAATCTTGGAATTGTAAACATTAAAGCCGGTTCATAGTCATCTATCATATCTTGAGTGAGGTATCCAAGCCTTAAGGCTCTAAGCagaagaatgaaattatttagtAAGAGATCAAACTCTTGAAGAATACAtttcaataggaaaaaatttgaaaaatactgttaagcCAAACCAAATTGACAGTATGTAACTCATGAACTATTCTTGTACAATCTAAACCACTACGTATATAACAATGCTGTagtctctgctttaaaaaaatactaagacaaaaaaaaaaaatctttaaacacTTAAAGCTTTTATAGccatccaaaaccaaaataatttttatgccattttccctttttatttactatttcatGTCAAGCTTCAGCCTGTTACTGAAAACCACTGGCGCTTAGAGTTTTtcaactaaaagaaaaatctttgaagtAATAGGGGAAAGTATTTGGTTtcactttcaaataaaacttgCTATAATCGTCTAGGTCAACCTCCCCTAGACTAACAAACcaaactaaataaaacaaaccagttCTATACAGCAACTATTAGTGAAGTCTAAGGATTTAATATTTAGGGGACACTTCATTGTCCTCTAATAACTTTTTGGATATCTTAAGCCCCTTTTAGACTGAAATACAATTTGTTTAGGATTTTCACTTGGCTATGTTTTCCAGGTTTCTTCACAATTTCTTAATTTCCTCATAAGTTTCATAACACCCTCAAATTTCTTCTCCTATTTGTCCATATCAGCGCATAAGGTAACACTCAAAACTGCACACTAGTCCCACTGAGATCTGACTGGTCCcaaaaagaatggaaataactttttcttaTTCCTTGTCAGTAGTTGTCTTGCCAATACTGCTGTTGGTggacaacaaaacaaacacaaagcaagcACTGCTTTGTACTAACAGTAGATGGACTCATCAGTGCATGGCCCACTCTCACCCCCTGTTCTTTCCTACAGTCCACTGCCAGATTATCCAAAGCTGTAAATGAGAAACcatctttttcctcttactgGGCAAATATGTGCATACGTAGTAGCTCTGACTGATGGAAGGTATTTCCTGCTACTTCTTGTGACCATTCTGAGTTgtaattctgtcttttaaaatgcttgaacACCTCTGATCTTAGTGTCATCTACACACTGTGGCAGTGTGCTCTGTACTCCTCCATTCCTTAATGAAAGTATCAACCACACCAGACCCAGGGTCCTGCTTCACAAGTTCTCCTAATATGACAGTAAAACCAACGCTTATTCCAAGTGCATTTTACAGTCAATTGGTCTCTAATAATTTCACCCAGACTACATTTCACTAGTTTCCTTTTGAGAAGAGTGTTGCACTGCTCAAAACCTCACTAAAGCTGGGGATTTCACATACTGTTCTTCTCTACTGCCCACCTGCTAGGCTAGTTACTCtatcacaggggaaaaaaaaagaacagttgtTCAACACATTACATTCCAaacaaattcacatttttcttatcACCTTATACTCCTAAAAGAGCTTATGaattgctggatttttttttttaacatcatctCTTCATACATACAGAGTCAAGCTCCAGTTGTCTAAGATTTTTAAGAGCCTTAACAAGTTCTTTATGGTAATCACTAGAGGTTCACAGATGATTTAAATAACCTCCCCATGTACTCTTGCATGAAATATCATTAAGTCTTGATGCCTTAAACAGATTTAGCTCATTTAAATGCTTAGTCTTCATTTATACATCTATAACTAGGCATACCAACAATATTGTTGTTTTTGGATTATAaacttgggggggggtggggcgGTGgtctagaaaatgaaaaaacatagGCTTGTGCCTGGCAAGCATGCttaatgttttttaactttgtaCTTAGATAAttactagaaaaacaaaacacctggTGTTTTATAATGCTTCTTAAAGACTACAGTTAAAGTATTTCTGCAAAAGCTCAGACTGAAagtaaacacagaaatgaaaatctaGTACTTAACTAAAATGCTTACCTCTCCacagtttcacagaaaagtACGATTACCTCTTGCTGTACATAATATTCTTTTGGAGACTTCACAGGTACCATAGCCGACACATAACTACaaagattataaaataatgtacTACTGTTTTACATGCTTTAACAAATCAGATtatcaaaaaaacaaacctaggACAAATCATCTTAGAAACATAACCTTTCCTGTaccattttgtatttattttgacagCACTCACTATGAAAATTGTGCAGTGTAAGAATTCATAAGAAATGCAGCCAATTTACTTATTGCAGATTGAGGCAGTGGAACTCAGTAGTAATTTGTAAGTCTAATTACGCACATCTAGCAACTGGAACTCCATACTGTGTGGCACAAGGAGCTAGGTCCTAGAAGGATCTTTACTGCTGCATCTTGAAGATAGAATAGTttactctgcatttctttaagaaaaaaacctgaccaAACCGCACATTTTATCTAGAAAGGTTTTCCCTGAAATTATATTAGTGAAATTCAGTTAGCCAGCAGAGACAATTTAGGAGACTTAAATGTTGGCCTCATTTCTGTGTGGAATTACATGCAAAAGCACTAATTCACAAGGCAAGAAACACAGGTAAAAGTAAGTGGTTTTCTGTCACCGTATTACTTAATCAGTCATTTGTAGACTACAGGTAacacaggaagggaaaaagttgtttgcaaaacaatggcaaagaaaaatgctgtatgtAGAGTTGGTATGGACAGGTCAGAAACTGTGCACATGCACTGTCAAGAACCAGTTAGTAATCATCATTGGTGTCTGCGCTCAAAGCCAcacttaaaaacatgtttttagcCAATGTTTTCAATGTAACAGTAATGATGTTTTTTTGAATCAGAAATTACTTACCTGAGTAAAATACAAGAGAATAAGTATACTGAGGAAGGGCAAACAGTAATGGGAGACAAGACAGCCTACAGATTATACCCAAGAAAAATTTAACACACTACTCAATTCTAAGAGACCTGTTCTGCTGAAGGTAGGAATGGCTTTATTATATTAGATCCATAGATAATCTTGTCCAGTATCCTCTGTGTAACTATGGCCAGCACCACAAACATCTAATAGACATGCAGGAAGCTGGCTTAAATTCTGAAGCACAATGCAAGATTTGGTCAATGTGACCTTTGATGCAATAAGCAGTTTCTTTTCTCACCccaaaagcagttatttttatttctgctataaACCTCCATGCCATTTTTCAATCACAAGTTTTTAAATCAGTGAGTTCCTGTGGTTAATTATGGCTTGTGTAAAAGCACTTCCTTCATCAGATTTCAATTTGCCTTCTTAAATTCACTGCGTGCATCTTGCTTTTATCTCTAAGCACAAGAGAACAAAACCTCATAATCTCTAGACTATTTGTTatcatacatattttttttaatgtctcttaTTTGTCGCCTTTCCTCcgacaaagaaaacattaagagaAGAGATTTATGGCTTCCTTTTGTGTCTTGGAAAACCTCCCTCAAATGCCATATGCCAGTATGCAAATGGAAGATTATAGTTTAgttgaagaaagcaaatgttgaTTGCtaaaaagctatttaattttcttttcattattgctacactggaagggaaaaaaatctaacaataaaacaaattactaaAGAATTCAAATACCGTgataaaaaaaatgacatactttttccataaaaagaaaacagaacaaaacagccaacttccaaaaaaccaacaagccACACAACAGCTGTAGTAGCCAAGCCAATGCTCACAACGCATTTACTTTGGATCTTTTACCTTAATTCAAATTCAGCAAAAAGGACGTCAAAATGCTTGAGtgaatctttcattttttctgtgtagaGGTTCAAATCCCTTAAGGCCTGGTCACGAATGATATTTCTAACTTCCTCTAGGCTTCGGGTCAGATCCTTGGCCAACGGCCTCATAGCCATACTCTCAATTTCACGATTCATAATAATTGAACCAGCAGCCAAACACTATGAAATAcattaagagagaaaatattaatttttacaaaGTTACTTTTATGTTTAAAGAAAGCTCAAGATGTATTATTTAATACTTTGAACAAGAGCAGTACTTAGCCCCAATTTGTTGCAAATTATTAAACAAGTGAAAGATCAAGACTGATATGCAGAGTCATAAGCCTTCACATAAAAGGTCAGTGAGCAGCTCAGTCAGGAAGACGTGAGAATGGAGGGGGGGAGGTTCAAGTGCAGGAACCACAGAGCTGAAggaagaacttaaaaaaagcTCTTCTCCCACAGTTGGGCAATAAGTATTGGTAAGATATATACTCTATGTATGCAAGGATTGCTTGCATAAAAGGGATGTGAATCCAGCTAAAGTACAATCAATGGACTGTTTTGATTCAGGCTGGACTGCttgattttgtaaaataaatctattccttacaaagagaacagaaattctGCAGCCATGATGCCTTTTGCAGCAAAACTGGTCACACTGGCTATAGGACCAGGGACCCAGCTAGACCAGTATCCTGTCTCCCACAGAAGCcgcaaatttattttataggaAAGAACATAAAATCCAGGTCAAAGGGTGATTCTTCCCTTTCAGTTTCTGGAAAGCAGCTATTTAAGAGACTCCTTGCCCCAAGAGTTATACATGGACTCCCTCTGACCAGCTCACAAAGACATTAAAAGTCAATTTTTACTGTAACactaatataattttttaaaaatcctgctaTTAAAACCAAGCTATTTAATAATCTCTGCTGCTAGCTTTATTCCTTTATGGATACATTTGGAAGACAACGAGCACTGATAGAAATCATACTTGCTGtattaatggaaatatttttattaactgaaaatataCAAGGTTGTTCTAGTCTCAAAAGttctcattgttttttctttttttttaatctccatttGCAGCTCTGTGTCTCTCCTCTGTGCTCCCCTGAATGGGAGGGATTTCTGCAGCTCTATGGGGGACCTGCAATCCTGGCCCTTGCTCAGCAGCCTGATGCATTGATTTGTGTTTTAAGGGCACTCAGAGATCATGTTCTTACCTCTTATCAGCCAAAGCAGTATTTATGGGAAAGTATGGATAAGGCAAGTCTTACCTGTTGATAGGTACTCTTAGTCTGATAACTCGGAGCGATTGAACTGACAAGGACACATAAGTGTATATTCATAACAGTCCATACAGTCTTCCTTACTACATGAATTTACAGCAGGACAGTGTCTACAGTAGTATGAGTTAGCATTACTTCATCACTGCATGTTACTTTCTCTGAAACCAACAGGTCTCTCCAGCCTGGTAGTTCGATTTGGAGGCAGTAAAAGTTTGATTTGGAAAGAGCAAAAGCATTAGCTGATGTAACACAGTGAATAAagggagacttttttttctcctagaaaaTACTGGCTGTCTCGGTGATTCCCTCAAGCATTTTCCACAATGCAAGGAGAAGTTACTACATTGGCtggtatttttcctgtttgttcgTTGCTGTAATGCCAGTTTGTTAGTCCCTTAGGGTCAGAAAGGATAATGGGATTCATTATGGGATTCACAGGGATTCACTATGGATGGTTACAAAAAGAATTACCCCATCTTCTCCTACCTAACTACGAAGGAAGCACCATTAAGCCAACGTGTCAGACtctcagcattttaaaacagagcaCAGCATCACCTGGATGACGGCAGTGAAGGTCACATGATAACAAGAAGCAAAGTTGCTGCTGTTTTTGCTGAGGACAGGATTATAAAGCATTGACTTATCAAATTCATTTTGTAAATTCTACCCCAGACTTCCCTGACTCAGAGGACCCTACAATTAACAACTGTCAAAGAGAgtttcagaaacagaacataTGGAGGCATATTGGACTGAACAAGATAGGAACTATTGATGGAGAGAATGCACCTTAGAGAAAGGATGAACTGGTAGAGAAA includes these proteins:
- the ZFYVE28 gene encoding lateral signaling target protein 2 homolog isoform X5, with protein sequence MMNRFRKWLYKPKRTDPQLLAQFYYADEELNQVAAELDSLDGRKDPQRCTLLVNQFRSCQDNVLNIINQIMDECIPHERANRDFCVKFPEEIRHDNLAGQLWFGAECLAAGSIIMNREIESMAMRPLAKDLTRSLEEVRNIIRDQALRDLNLYTEKMKDSLKHFDVLFAEFELSYVSAMVPVKSPKEYYVQQEVIVLFCETVERALRLGYLTQDMIDDYEPALMFTIPRLAIVWKSLWPIVPVK